The Salinispora tropica CNB-440 genome has a window encoding:
- a CDS encoding RNA polymerase sigma factor encodes MMVRMHDPGDTREERSPTPTATAGADAGTGDSFEEFYAATFQPLLLQLYAYTADIDQARDAVQEAFSRAWPRWNKLVHYDRPTAWIRTVAMNVARNRWRRLRAARAHARFRRDDVIEGPSPDRVALARALATLPEKQRRVIVLFHVADLSITEIAEQEGAATGTVKSWLHRGRTALAVALSDSGTEETNA; translated from the coding sequence ATGATGGTCAGGATGCACGATCCCGGTGACACCCGGGAGGAACGGTCGCCCACGCCCACGGCCACGGCGGGTGCGGATGCGGGTACGGGCGACAGCTTCGAGGAGTTCTACGCCGCTACGTTCCAACCGTTGCTGCTGCAGCTGTACGCCTACACCGCCGACATCGACCAAGCCCGCGACGCGGTCCAGGAGGCATTCAGCCGGGCCTGGCCCCGCTGGAACAAACTGGTCCACTACGACCGCCCAACAGCCTGGATCCGCACTGTCGCGATGAACGTCGCACGCAACCGCTGGCGCCGGCTACGCGCCGCCCGCGCCCACGCCCGGTTCCGCCGCGACGACGTCATCGAAGGACCGAGCCCCGACCGGGTAGCGCTGGCCCGCGCACTCGCCACGCTGCCCGAAAAGCAGCGCCGGGTGATCGTGCTCTTCCACGTGGCCGATCTCAGCATCACCGAGATCGCCGAGCAGGAAGGAGCCGCCACCGGCACTGTGAAGTCCTGGCTACACCGGGGCCGCACCGCACTCGCCGTCGCACTCTCCGACTCGGGGACGGAGGAGACCAATGCCTGA
- a CDS encoding DUF397 domain-containing protein, with translation MTAVEPRWRTSTRSGDTGGNCVEVADNLAGVVLVRDSKDRSGPALTFGPESWRMFIAAARPR, from the coding sequence ATGACTGCTGTTGAACCGCGCTGGCGCACGTCAACCCGCTCTGGGGATACCGGGGGCAACTGTGTCGAGGTGGCGGACAATCTGGCCGGGGTGGTGTTGGTGCGAGACAGCAAGGACCGGTCTGGCCCTGCGCTGACGTTCGGCCCCGAGTCTTGGCGCATGTTCATCGCCGCTGCTCGTCCCCGCTGA
- a CDS encoding helix-turn-helix domain-containing protein has product MKFEMWIRALKAARAAANVSQEGLAVMIKWSPSLIAAIETGRRRPTMELAVAADDVLDTGGLLAELLKEADQERGPSWFVAWRGYEQQSTRLRAFEPCLVPGMLQTEEYARAVISAGGLQQPAAVDELVAIRMERQRLLYRDPPLSQVVFLMDEMAIRRPVGGQAVLDVQLDRLLEVAELPQLRLHVVPLSVGEHVGLSGGFVLVELTDGEQAIYLENAARGHVVNDPETVRFINRKWDSVLGEALSTSTSLDMIRKLKVTS; this is encoded by the coding sequence ATGAAGTTCGAGATGTGGATCCGGGCGCTGAAGGCCGCCCGGGCCGCTGCCAACGTTTCTCAAGAGGGGCTGGCAGTGATGATCAAGTGGAGCCCGTCCTTGATCGCCGCCATCGAGACAGGCCGACGTCGTCCGACCATGGAGTTGGCGGTCGCCGCAGATGATGTGCTGGACACAGGTGGCCTCCTAGCCGAGCTACTCAAGGAAGCCGACCAGGAGCGAGGCCCCTCCTGGTTCGTGGCGTGGCGGGGCTACGAGCAGCAGTCGACCCGGTTGCGCGCCTTTGAACCGTGTCTGGTGCCGGGCATGCTTCAGACTGAGGAGTACGCCCGCGCGGTAATTTCGGCTGGTGGGCTACAGCAACCTGCCGCAGTAGACGAGCTGGTCGCCATCCGCATGGAGCGCCAGCGACTGCTGTACCGGGATCCTCCGTTGTCGCAGGTGGTCTTCCTGATGGACGAGATGGCGATTCGTCGACCGGTCGGTGGCCAGGCTGTGCTTGACGTGCAGCTTGACCGGCTGCTGGAGGTGGCCGAGCTGCCGCAACTCCGGCTGCATGTGGTGCCACTCAGCGTCGGCGAGCATGTCGGCCTGTCCGGGGGCTTTGTGTTGGTCGAGCTGACCGACGGCGAACAAGCGATCTATCTGGAAAATGCTGCCCGCGGGCACGTGGTCAACGACCCTGAGACGGTCCGTTTCATCAACCGCAAGTGGGATAGCGTGCTGGGCGAGGCGTTGTCCACAAGCACTTCGCTGGACATGATTCGAAAGCTGAAGGTGACGTCATGA
- a CDS encoding flavin reductase family protein, protein MRPLWRCRACGAPWPCQPARLALLAEYRHDRPALLVYLGTVLAEAATQLAPLHWNETPGGLRERFVGWARAGDGRMFHVNHEPGADIHHTDPFAVPAGQRSPARRLRGRLATPVTLWTAPGPAGLTVSSTLVAEGEPDRLLGLIDPESELWAAVEASGRFAVAPLGPAHRQLADRFAGLFPSPGGLFATDDWTDTEYGPVPSDAGGWTGCRLDSAREYGWALLVEATIVAVELVEESEPLLHYRGRYREITGGGAT, encoded by the coding sequence ATGCGTCCGCTCTGGCGGTGCCGGGCGTGTGGCGCCCCCTGGCCCTGCCAGCCCGCCCGGCTCGCGTTGTTGGCGGAGTACCGGCACGATCGGCCGGCGCTCCTCGTATACCTGGGAACGGTGCTGGCGGAGGCGGCAACGCAACTCGCGCCGCTGCACTGGAATGAGACGCCGGGCGGGCTGCGGGAACGCTTCGTCGGCTGGGCGCGGGCCGGGGACGGCAGAATGTTCCACGTGAATCATGAGCCGGGTGCCGACATCCACCACACCGATCCGTTCGCCGTTCCCGCCGGCCAGCGGTCCCCCGCACGCCGGCTGCGCGGTCGGCTGGCGACGCCGGTGACGCTCTGGACGGCGCCCGGACCGGCGGGGCTGACGGTGTCGTCGACGTTGGTGGCGGAGGGTGAACCGGACCGGCTGCTCGGGTTGATCGACCCAGAGTCGGAGCTGTGGGCGGCGGTCGAGGCGTCCGGTCGCTTCGCGGTCGCGCCACTCGGCCCGGCGCACCGGCAGCTCGCCGACCGGTTCGCCGGGCTCTTCCCCTCGCCCGGCGGCCTCTTCGCCACCGACGACTGGACCGACACCGAGTACGGGCCGGTGCCGTCGGACGCCGGCGGCTGGACCGGGTGCCGACTCGACAGCGCCCGGGAGTACGGCTGGGCACTGCTGGTGGAGGCCACCATCGTCGCCGTCGAGCTGGTCGAGGAGTCGGAGCCGTTGCTGCACTACCGAGGCCGGTACCGCGAGATCACCGGGGGCGGCGCGACCTGA
- a CDS encoding DUF485 domain-containing protein, which produces MSTETPASTPAESAAERYLAVQRSAEFAGLRRALRGFVFPMTIAFFLWYALYVLLSAYARDFMGTKIIGNVNVALVFGLLQFASTFLIAWLYSRYAARRIDPVADRIRAEIGEVTHDHGPRG; this is translated from the coding sequence ATGTCCACGGAAACACCCGCGTCCACCCCGGCCGAGTCGGCGGCGGAGCGCTATCTGGCCGTGCAACGGTCGGCCGAGTTCGCCGGGTTGCGGCGCGCGTTGCGCGGCTTCGTCTTCCCGATGACCATCGCGTTCTTCCTCTGGTACGCCCTCTACGTGCTCCTGTCCGCGTACGCGCGCGACTTCATGGGCACGAAGATCATCGGCAACGTCAACGTGGCGTTGGTCTTCGGTCTGCTCCAGTTCGCCTCCACCTTCCTGATCGCCTGGCTCTACTCCCGGTACGCCGCCCGCCGGATCGATCCGGTCGCCGACCGGATCCGCGCGGAGATCGGGGAGGTGACCCATGACCACGGTCCTCGCGGCTGA
- a CDS encoding solute symporter family protein, with translation MTTVLAAEAGDSTARNLTLTLFLVFVAVTLAITVWASRQTKTATDFYAGGRSFSGFQNGMAIGGDYMSAASFLGIAGLIALYGYDGFLYSIGFLVAWLVALLLVAELLRNSGRYTMADVLAFRMRQRPVRTAAAASTITVSIFYLLAQMVGAGALVALLLGIKPGTTFLGLDADAAKIATIIMVGALMVTYVTVGGMKGTTYVQIVKAFLLMGGAVVMTLLVLAKYKFNLSGLLGDAADASGKGAAFLEPGLRYGVETPGDALKTFYSKLDLLSLGVALVLGTAGLPHILIRFYTVPTAKAARKSVLWAIGIIGTFYLLTLALGFGAAALVGSEAITAQDRAGNTAAPQLAEALGVDFLGGELGGATLLAVIAAVAFATILAVVAGLTLASSSSLAHDFYANVVKNGTASERQEVAVARISALVIGAISIVLSIFAQNLNVAFLVALAFAVAASGNLPAILYSLFWRRFNTSGAVWAIYGGLFAAVFLVFFSPVVSGSPTAMFPDQDWQWFPLSNPGLLSIPFGFLCGWFGTVISKERDDQRYAELEVRSLTGAGAH, from the coding sequence ATGACCACGGTCCTCGCGGCTGAGGCGGGCGACAGCACCGCCCGGAACCTGACCCTCACGCTCTTTCTCGTCTTCGTGGCGGTGACGCTGGCGATCACGGTGTGGGCCAGCCGGCAGACCAAGACCGCCACCGACTTCTACGCGGGTGGCCGCTCCTTCTCCGGCTTCCAGAACGGCATGGCGATCGGCGGCGACTACATGTCGGCGGCGTCGTTCCTCGGCATCGCCGGCCTCATCGCCCTCTACGGCTACGACGGCTTCCTCTACTCGATCGGCTTCCTGGTCGCCTGGCTGGTGGCGCTGCTGCTCGTCGCCGAGCTGCTCCGCAACTCCGGCCGCTACACGATGGCCGACGTGCTCGCCTTCCGGATGCGGCAGCGTCCGGTGCGGACGGCCGCCGCGGCCTCCACCATCACGGTGTCGATCTTCTACCTACTCGCCCAGATGGTCGGTGCGGGGGCGCTGGTCGCCCTGCTGCTCGGCATCAAGCCAGGCACGACCTTCCTCGGCCTGGACGCGGACGCCGCCAAGATCGCAACGATCATCATGGTCGGTGCGCTGATGGTCACCTACGTGACGGTGGGTGGCATGAAGGGCACCACCTATGTGCAGATTGTCAAGGCGTTCCTGCTGATGGGCGGCGCCGTCGTGATGACCCTGCTGGTGTTGGCGAAGTACAAGTTCAACCTCTCCGGCCTGCTCGGTGACGCGGCGGACGCCTCCGGCAAGGGCGCCGCCTTCCTCGAACCGGGGCTGCGCTACGGCGTCGAGACACCCGGCGACGCCTTGAAAACCTTCTACAGCAAGCTGGATCTGCTCTCTCTCGGCGTCGCACTGGTGCTGGGCACGGCCGGTCTGCCGCACATCCTCATCCGCTTCTACACCGTGCCCACGGCGAAGGCCGCCCGGAAGAGTGTCCTCTGGGCAATCGGCATCATCGGCACCTTCTACCTACTCACGCTCGCCCTCGGCTTCGGCGCCGCGGCGCTGGTGGGAAGCGAGGCGATCACCGCGCAGGACCGGGCGGGGAACACCGCCGCGCCGCAGCTGGCCGAGGCGTTGGGGGTGGACTTCCTCGGTGGAGAACTGGGCGGCGCGACGCTACTGGCGGTCATCGCGGCGGTTGCCTTCGCGACCATCCTGGCGGTCGTCGCCGGCCTGACCCTGGCCTCCTCGTCCAGCCTGGCGCACGACTTCTACGCCAACGTGGTCAAGAACGGCACGGCGTCCGAGCGGCAGGAGGTTGCCGTGGCGCGGATCTCCGCCCTGGTGATCGGCGCGATCTCGATCGTTCTCTCCATCTTCGCGCAGAACCTGAACGTCGCCTTCCTGGTCGCCCTCGCCTTCGCGGTGGCCGCGTCGGGCAACCTGCCGGCGATCCTCTACAGCCTCTTCTGGCGGCGGTTCAACACCAGCGGCGCAGTCTGGGCCATCTACGGCGGCCTCTTCGCCGCGGTCTTTCTGGTGTTCTTCTCCCCGGTCGTCTCCGGGTCGCCGACCGCGATGTTCCCCGACCAGGACTGGCAGTGGTTCCCGCTGTCCAACCCGGGCCTGCTCTCCATCCCGTTCGGCTTCCTCTGCGGCTGGTTCGGGACGGTGATCTCCAAGGAACGCGACGATCAGCGCTACGCCGAGTTGGAGGTTCGCTCCCTCACCGGCGCGGGCGCGCACTGA
- a CDS encoding NAD-dependent epimerase/dehydratase family protein, translating to MKVVQRFGPGHRILVTGGAGFVPSHLVDALLARGCTVVAVDNFVTGAKENVAHLAETSTFTLVEADISDGLPEHHPALAERFDAILHMASPASPTDFEKLPVEILRVGSVATLHLLDRAVADGARFLLASTSEAYGDPLEHPQRETYWGNVNPIGIRSVYDESKRFAEAATMAYHRSRGADVAIVRIFNTYGPRMRPDDGRAIPTFIAQSLRGEPITVHGTGDQTRSICYVDDLVRGILLLLDSTETGPVNCGTEHEMSMRQLAESIVSLCESSSEVTYVSRAADDPKMRRPDLTRARELLDFEPEVTPREGLHRTIAYFRERLG from the coding sequence ATGAAGGTTGTGCAACGCTTCGGCCCCGGTCACCGCATCCTCGTCACCGGTGGGGCAGGCTTCGTGCCCTCACACCTGGTTGACGCCCTCCTCGCCCGTGGCTGCACGGTCGTGGCGGTGGACAACTTCGTGACCGGCGCCAAGGAGAACGTCGCCCACCTGGCGGAGACGTCGACCTTCACGCTTGTCGAGGCGGACATCTCCGACGGTCTGCCCGAGCACCACCCCGCGCTCGCCGAGCGGTTCGACGCCATTCTGCACATGGCGTCGCCGGCCAGCCCCACCGACTTCGAGAAGCTGCCGGTGGAGATCCTCCGGGTCGGCTCGGTCGCCACCCTGCACCTGCTGGACCGGGCGGTCGCCGACGGCGCCCGGTTCCTGCTGGCCTCCACCTCCGAGGCGTACGGGGACCCGTTGGAGCACCCCCAGCGGGAGACGTACTGGGGAAACGTCAACCCGATCGGGATCCGGAGCGTCTACGACGAGTCGAAGCGGTTCGCCGAGGCGGCGACGATGGCGTACCACCGGAGCCGGGGGGCCGACGTCGCCATTGTCCGGATCTTCAACACCTACGGTCCCCGGATGCGGCCCGACGACGGCCGGGCGATCCCGACGTTCATCGCCCAGTCCCTGCGCGGCGAGCCGATCACCGTCCACGGGACCGGAGATCAGACACGCTCCATCTGCTACGTCGACGATCTGGTGCGGGGCATCCTGTTGCTGCTGGACTCGACCGAGACCGGGCCGGTCAACTGCGGGACCGAGCACGAGATGAGCATGCGCCAGCTGGCAGAGTCGATCGTGTCGCTCTGCGAGAGCAGCTCCGAGGTGACCTATGTCTCCCGCGCTGCCGATGATCCGAAGATGCGCCGACCGGATCTCACCCGCGCCCGGGAACTCCTCGACTTCGAGCCCGAAGTTACGCCCAGGGAGGGCCTGCACCGCACGATCGCGTACTTCCGCGAGCGGCTCGGGTAG
- a CDS encoding LCP family protein: protein MSATTAAAYPLPHLLRSTGRARVDGSSTGRARPAQTNWYPAPSGPTRGGPGGPGGPGGPGGPGGPGGPGGPGGPGGRPGPGRPERRGPRPRWGRIALVAGVAVLVFALLAATGAWVYARGLDNDLARTNPFPSGATDDRPVKTVDGALNILLVGTDSRDPDAPMDQRGEWRADTIIVMHIPSNHQEAYLVSIPRDLYVPIPESASADCGSGQRKKINAAFAFGGLPLAVRTVECFTDVRLDHVMAIDFGGFEEVTDALGGVDLTVEKTITSIHKPYRTFTEGVNHMDGAEALDWIRQRKQFPRGDFDRMRHQQEFLRALMNKAASTGTLTNPVKLNDFLKAVTAAVTVDEGFSLVDMAFQFRNLRGENLTFVTSPHNGSQTINGESVVVSDREQALAMYQAISADSMADWVAANENDAGS from the coding sequence ATGTCAGCGACCACCGCCGCCGCTTACCCGCTCCCACACCTGCTTCGCAGCACCGGGCGGGCGCGGGTGGACGGCTCCTCCACCGGACGTGCCCGCCCCGCGCAGACAAACTGGTACCCCGCGCCTTCCGGACCGACCCGAGGTGGACCGGGCGGACCGGGCGGACCAGGCGGGCCGGGCGGGCCAGGTGGACCGGGCGGGCCAGGTGGACCGGGCGGGCCAGGTGGCCGTCCCGGACCGGGCCGACCGGAGCGGCGTGGCCCACGCCCTCGCTGGGGTCGGATCGCGCTGGTGGCCGGAGTCGCCGTGCTGGTCTTCGCGCTGCTCGCCGCTACCGGAGCCTGGGTCTACGCCCGTGGCCTCGACAACGATCTCGCCCGGACCAATCCGTTCCCCTCGGGGGCCACCGACGACCGGCCGGTCAAGACGGTTGACGGCGCGCTGAACATCCTTCTCGTCGGCACGGACTCACGGGATCCGGACGCGCCGATGGACCAACGCGGCGAGTGGCGCGCCGACACGATCATCGTGATGCACATCCCGAGTAACCACCAGGAGGCGTACCTGGTGTCGATCCCCCGTGACCTTTACGTGCCGATCCCGGAGAGCGCGAGCGCCGACTGCGGCTCGGGGCAGCGGAAAAAGATCAACGCTGCTTTTGCCTTCGGTGGGCTCCCCTTGGCGGTCCGCACCGTGGAGTGCTTCACCGATGTCCGCCTCGACCATGTCATGGCGATCGACTTCGGCGGCTTCGAAGAGGTCACGGACGCGCTCGGCGGTGTTGATCTCACGGTGGAAAAGACGATCACCTCGATCCACAAGCCCTACCGGACCTTCACCGAGGGCGTCAACCACATGGACGGCGCCGAGGCGCTGGACTGGATCCGGCAGCGCAAGCAGTTCCCCCGGGGCGACTTCGACCGGATGCGGCACCAGCAGGAGTTCCTCCGCGCGTTGATGAACAAGGCGGCCAGCACCGGAACGCTCACCAACCCGGTGAAGTTGAACGACTTCCTCAAGGCCGTGACCGCCGCGGTCACCGTCGACGAGGGCTTCTCCCTGGTCGACATGGCCTTCCAGTTCCGCAACCTGCGTGGGGAGAACCTGACCTTCGTTACCAGCCCACACAACGGCAGCCAGACCATCAACGGTGAGTCGGTCGTGGTCTCCGACCGGGAGCAGGCGCTCGCGATGTACCAGGCCATCTCTGCGGACAGCATGGCCGACTGGGTAGCGGCGAACGAGAACGACGCCGGCAGCTGA
- a CDS encoding LCP family protein, which translates to MVTREELLDSGARRGQTDLNGPLNYLLVGTDRWRSSSSTADRRSDTILIVHVPAGGREAFLMSIPRDLRVTIPAAHGFGGGEDKINAAYQHGGGGQSGTRLLSATITQLTDIRFDGAAVVDFSGFRDVIDHLGGVRMCVDTEFRSIHTDRVFTPGCQEMDGGTALDFVRQRYDLPNGDYDRQTHQQQLLRAVLQRASETSIRNNPVRLDQVIRAVGSSLTVDTNGVPLADLVLALRDLPTDALRGIQMPSYPQTIDQVSYVILQEGGGGLFTAVQNQRVPQWAQANPRWVTQL; encoded by the coding sequence ATGGTGACCCGGGAAGAACTACTCGACTCGGGCGCCCGACGAGGCCAGACGGACCTAAACGGACCGCTGAACTACCTGCTGGTCGGCACCGACCGCTGGCGGAGTAGCAGCAGCACCGCCGACCGGCGATCGGACACCATCCTCATCGTGCACGTGCCGGCCGGTGGACGTGAGGCGTTCCTGATGTCCATACCCCGAGACCTGCGGGTCACCATCCCCGCCGCCCACGGCTTCGGCGGCGGAGAAGACAAGATCAACGCCGCGTACCAGCACGGTGGCGGAGGACAGTCCGGCACCCGACTACTCTCCGCCACCATCACCCAGCTCACCGACATCCGCTTCGACGGCGCCGCCGTGGTCGACTTCTCCGGCTTCCGCGACGTGATCGACCACCTCGGCGGCGTACGCATGTGCGTCGACACCGAGTTCCGCTCGATCCACACCGACCGGGTCTTCACCCCCGGCTGCCAGGAGATGGACGGCGGCACCGCGCTGGACTTCGTCCGCCAGCGTTACGACCTACCCAACGGCGACTACGACCGGCAGACCCACCAGCAGCAACTGCTCCGAGCGGTACTGCAACGCGCCTCCGAGACCTCGATCCGAAACAACCCGGTCCGCCTGGACCAGGTGATCCGAGCTGTCGGCAGCTCACTGACGGTGGACACCAACGGCGTGCCCCTGGCGGATCTGGTTCTCGCGCTACGGGACCTGCCGACGGACGCCCTACGCGGAATCCAGATGCCGTCCTACCCACAGACCATCGACCAGGTCTCGTACGTCATCCTCCAGGAAGGCGGCGGCGGGCTCTTCACCGCCGTCCAGAACCAGCGGGTGCCGCAGTGGGCCCAGGCCAACCCCCGGTGGGTCACCCAGCTCTGA
- a CDS encoding rhodanese-like domain-containing protein, which yields MFGPRVPTVTVPEITDDAYLLDVREDDEWLAGHAPNAHHLPMTQLPTRLAEVPDNREVAVICRSGGRSAQVVTYLLRNGWEQVRNVEGGMGEWAATGRPVVGGDGQPGKVL from the coding sequence GTGTTCGGACCCCGCGTACCCACCGTGACCGTGCCCGAGATTACCGACGACGCGTACCTGCTCGATGTCCGTGAGGACGACGAGTGGCTCGCCGGTCACGCACCCAACGCCCACCACCTGCCGATGACCCAGCTGCCCACCCGGCTGGCCGAAGTTCCCGACAACCGCGAGGTGGCCGTCATCTGCCGGTCTGGCGGGCGCTCCGCACAGGTCGTCACCTACCTCCTGCGCAACGGCTGGGAGCAGGTACGCAACGTCGAAGGCGGAATGGGGGAATGGGCTGCCACCGGACGGCCCGTGGTCGGCGGCGACGGACAGCCCGGCAAGGTCCTGTAA